CGCCCTGCGGCGTGGCGATCGCGACCCGGCCCACCTCCCGCGGCCGGCCGCCGGGTGCCAGGGCCAGCACCCGGGTGGTGTCCCGCTCGCCCACCAGCGCGGTCCCGTCGGGCAGGAACGTGATGCCCCAGGGCGCCGCCAGCCCGCGGGCCACGGTGGCGACCACGCGGGGCCGGCCCACCTCCCGCGGCGACTGCCCCGGGGACCCGGCCGGCCCGGACGACCCCGTCGACTCCGGTGACCGTGCAGACCCCGGGGGTGATGCCGGGGCCGGCTCACCGGTCAGCGTCGTGGGCTGCGGGGTGGGGGGCTGCTCGCCGAGACCGGCGGGACTGCCGGCGTTGCCGGAGCAGGCGGCCGCGGGGACCAGGACCAGGACCAGGGCGGCCACGGAGCGTCTCACCCCGTCCACCGTATCCGGTGGCCGTCGCGCTCAGCCCGGCTCGCGCTCGCTCACCGGTGCTCCGTCCGGGTGCGCCCGCGCGACCAGGGCGAGCAGCTCCTCGTGGACGCACTCCGGGTGCTCGAGCTGGAGGAAGTGCGAGCCCCTCAGCACGGCGTACGTCGCCTCCGGGATCCGGGCCGCGGCCGTCCGCATGTCCTGCGCGGAGGAGAGCAGGTCGAAGTGACCGGCGACGAAGGCGGTCGGGACGGTGATCCCCCGAGCGGGACCCGGGGGTGCTGCGCGGCGATCCGGGCCAGGTGCATGTACCAGTCGACGGGGGTGGTGAGGAACTCGCGCACGGTCCGGCCGACCGGCTCGAGGTCCGGGGTGGGCAGCATGAAGCCGGTGTGGGTGAGCGCCTGCGCGGCCCGCCGACCGACCGGCAGCCGGGTGGTGACCGGGGTGAGCAGGCCGCCGGTGCGGTGCAGCAGCGAGGTCAGCCCGAGCGCCAGCGGCCGGCGCAGCAGCCGCGGCAGCATCAGCGGCGCCCCCATCGAGGCGAAGGTGCCGCCGGGCACCCCGGCCACTGCGAACAGGCCACGCACCCGGTGCGGGTGCAGCACCGCCAGCTCGAAGGCGGTGTTGACGCCGATGCTCCAGCCGGCGACCACGGCCGACTCCACTCCCGCGTGGTCGAGCACCGCGAGCGCGTCCTCGACGAAGGCGTCCATGCCGACCCGGGCCGAGTCCGCCGGACGCTCGGAGCCGCCGACTCCTCGGTGGTTCCACGACAGCACCCGCACGCCGCAGTCGGCCCGCAGCAGCGCCGGCCACGCATAGGCACTGGTGCCCAGGCCGTTGCAGAGCAGCACGGTCGGACCGTCCACGTCGTTGGACCAGGCCCGCAGCCGCGTGCCGTCGTCGCTGACCACGTCGTGGAAGCTCAGCGCGAGGTCCGACGGCGCGTCGACCTCCTCGAGGTCGGGGACGGCGCGCAGGGCGCGCTCGGCGTTGCTGGCCATGGGCGAAGTGTGCCCGACCCGGGGTGCGTGGCGCTGCTGCCGGGCTGTCAGGCGGAGCGGTGGCGAGAGGCCCGGTGGTGCCGGCGGAGGAACTCCTCGACCTCGTCGAGCTCCCGTCGGCGCTGGGTGAGCGCCGTGCTGGCCACCATCGCGTTGCGGCGGGCGGTCTCCTGGCTGGCCACCGGCCAGCGGGACAGATCTCGGGCCAGTCCTCTGAGCTGCTGGTCGATCCGCACGTCGCCTCCTGACGGTGGTTGCGGGCGCTGGGCGCCCTGCTGGTGCTGCTCGGTCTGGTGGTGCTGGTGGCTCTGGCGGACTGTCTGGGCCAGCTGCCTGTGCTGCCAGGTTCGGTCGCCGTGGCCGACACTACGAGGCTGTGACGACAACGCCGTCTCCGTCGTGTGACGCCCAGGTGAACGCGCTCCGGCTCCCCGACTAGGGTCGATCAGGTGAGCACTCCTCTGGTCTGGCTGCCCTTCGACCCGTCCCTGCTCGGTGAGCCGCCGGCCGGCCTGCGCTACGAGGTGGTGGTGCCGGACGAGCTCGAGGTGCTTCCCGGGTCTGTCTCCGAGGTGGAGTTCTACGTACCGTCGTACGGCTTCTCCGAGGTCGACGTCAAGGCCATGGAGAAGATGACCTCGCTGCGTGTAGTCCAGACGCAGTCGGCCGGTGTGGACCACCTGCGCGAGCACGTCCCCGACGGGGTCCTGCTCTGCAACGGTCGCGGCATCCACGACGCCTCGACGGCCGAGCTGGCGATGACGCTGATGCTCGCCTCGCTGCGCGGGATCCCCGGCTTCGTCCGCGCCCAGGACGCGCACGAGTGGATCCACGGCACCCGCCCGGCGCTCGCGGACCGGACCGTGCTCATCGTCGGGTACGGCGCCGTGGGCGCCGCCCTCGAACGCCGGCTCGACGGCTTCGAGACGCAGGTCGTCCGGGTGGCCCGCTCGGAGCGCGAGGGCGTGCACGCGATGGGCGACCTGCCCGACCTGCTGCCGCGGGCCGACGTGGTGGTGCTGATCGTGCCGCTGACCGACGAGACCCGTGGGTTGATGGACGCCGAGGCGCTGGCCCGGATGAAGGACGGTGCGCTGCTGGTCAACGTCGCCCGCGGCCCGGTCGTGGACACCGACGCCCTGGTCGCCGAGCTGCGCAGCGGCCGGCTGTGCGCGGCGCTCGACGTCACGGACCCGGAGCCGCTGCCGGCCGGGCACCCGCTGTGGGACTGCCCGAACTTGCTGGTCTCCCCGCACGTCGGGGGAGCGACCTCGGCGATGGAGCCCCGTGCCTACCGGCTGGTCCGCGAGCAGCTCGAGCGCTACGCGACCGGGCAGCCGCTGGTCAACGTGATGAGCGGCGACTACTAGCCGTGAGCTCCTGCATCTTCTGCCAGATCGTCGCCGGTGAGGCCGAGGCCTTCGTGATCGCGTCCTCACCCGACGCGGTCGCCTTCCTTGACATCGCCCCACTGTCCCGGGGCCACTCGCTGGTGGTGCCGACCCGGCACGTCAGCGACCTGCTGGAGGGCGGCGCCGAGGTGCTCGCGGAGGTGGCGCCGGTGGTCGAGGAGACCGCGAGGCTGCTGGTCGGCCGGCTCCGGGCCGACGGGATCAACCTGTTCCAGAGCAGCGGTACGGCGGCCGGCCAGGAGGTGCCGCACTTCCACGTGCACCTGGTGCCGCGGTGGCGCGACGACGGGGTGCTGCGCAACCTGGTCGGTGAGCCCAGCGGGGCCGAAGACCTCGACGCGCTGCACGTCGAGCTCCTCGGTTGAGCCGCGGGTGCCGGGAGGCCCCGGCACCCGCGGGTCGGTCGCCCCGTCGGTCAGACGGTGACCCGGCCGTTCTCGAACAGCCGGGGGACCCGGTGGTTCGCCACGAACACGCCGTCCGGGTCGACTGCCGACCGGATCCCGGCCAGCCGGCGCCACGCCTCGGCGCCGTAGGCGGTCCGCGGGTCGACCGGGTTCTCCGCGAAGTTCAGGTACTGCCGGCCGTTCGCCCACGGGGAGAGCGCGCCGGTCAGCCGGACGGCGTCCGCGTGCCCCTGCGCCGCCATCTCCGGGGTCAGCGCCATCGCTCCGGCGAAGCCCACGAACGCCGCGTCGAGGTGCGAGAGGGCCCCGCCGCCCTCGTGGGGACGGCCCAACGCCCCGCCGAGCTGGCGCAGCTCGCCCATCAGCAGCGAGGTGCCGGAGCCCGGTCCGATCTCGGTGAGGAAGGCGTCCACCGCGGCGTCCGGCAGGGAGCCGAGCATCGTGGTGTCGGAGACCACCGGCGTCGGACCCTCCGGGTCCATGTGCAGGCGCACCAGCGACCCGGCGGGGACCCGGTCGAAGGTGTCGATCTCGGGCCGCAGCGCCCGCAGGTCGCCGAGCAGCTCGCGGCCGTGCACGTCGGTGCCGAGCACGGCGCCGTCGATGACGACCACGGACCGTCCGCGCAGCGGCTCGGGGATGTCCGGCAGCGGCGGCAGGTGGAGCACCCGGAACGAGGTGGTGACCTCGTCGGGGGCTGCCGGCGCCCAGGAGGCCCAGCGGCGCAGCACCCGCTCGGCGTCGGCGACGTCCCAGATCAGCATGCCGGCGTACGCCGTGGCGATCCGGAACAGCGAGAACTCCAGCGCGGTGACGACGCCGAAGCTGCCGCCTCCGCCGCGCACCGCCCAGAACAGCTCGGGGTTCTCGGTGGCGTCGGCACGCACGGTGCTGCCGTCGGCGAGCACCATCTCGACGGCGGTCAGGCTGTTCGTGGCGAGACCGAGCTTGCGGGCGTACCAGCCGATGCCGCCGCCGAGGGAGTAGCCGGCGATGCCGACGTCGGGGGAGGAGCCGTGCAGGGCGGCCAGGCCGTGCTCGGCCGCGGCTTCGACCGCGGGAAGCCACACGGTGCCGGCTTCGACCCGGGCGACCCGGCGCTCGGTGTCGATGCTGACCCCGCTCATCTGCGAGGTCCGGAGCAGGACGACGTCGGAGAGGTCCTGCGCGGCCAGCGGCCCGGCGTTGTGCCCGGTGCTCTGCGGAGCGACCCGGAGCCCGGCGGCGACGGCGGCGCGGACCACCTCGGCGACCTCACCGGCGCTGCGGGGCAGGGCGACAGCGGCCGGCTGCTGGTCGACGGCGGCGTTCCAGGCGCCGCGGGCAGCGTCGTAGCCGGGGTCGCCGGCCACGTGCACCCGGCCGGCGCACAGGTGCCGCAGGGCGGAGGCGGCGATCGGGGCGGCCGCGTGCGCGGTGGCGGGACGGGCGGGGAAGGTCTGGCTGGTCATGAGCTCTCCTGCGGAGGGTCGAGATGAACTGGTGAGAACACCGTGCCGCGCCGTTCTGGGAGCTCTCTGGGGATCGACTGGGGGTCGACCGGGGGTCCGCGGTGCCGGACCCTGCAGGGCTGCCCGAAGGGGGCCCGCGGGACGGCCGCGGCGCCCTATGCTGCCGACGTGGAGGTCGCGGTGCTGGGGCCGGTGCAGGTCCGTCGGGGCCCGGACAGCGTCGCTCTGGGCACCCGCAAGCAGCGGGAGCTGCTGGCGGCGCTGGCGCTGCATGCCGGCCGTCCGGTGCCCGTCGACACCCTGGTCGACCTGCTCTGGGCGGACGCGCCGCCGCCGGGGGTCTCCGCGACGCTGCAGTCGTACGTCGCCGGGCTGCGCCGCGCCCTCGAGCCGCAACGGGAACGCCGGGCGCCGGCCAGCGTGCTCGTCACCGTCGACTCCGGTTACGCCCTCCGGCTCCCGGCCCAGGCCCTCGACGCGACCCGGTTCGACCAGCTGGTCACCGAGCAGCACCACCGGGTCGGCGCGGACCCGTCGGCCGAGGAGCTCGCCGAGCTGGTCGACCGACTCGACGAGGCACTCGCCCTGTGGCGCGGCGACCCCTACGCCGAGCTCGAGGACGCACCCGCCGCCGAGGCGGAGCGGACCCGGCTCGGCGAGCTGCGGCTGCTGGCGCTGGAGGACCGCGCGGTCGCGGAGCTGGCGCGGGGCCACCACTCGACGGTCGCCGGCCAGCTCGAGGCGCTGACGGCCGCGCACCCGTTGCGGGAGCGGCTCTGGGCGCTGCGTGCCCTCGCGCTCACCCGGTCGGGACGGCAGGCGGAGGCGCTGGAGGTGCTGCGCGAGATCCGCACGCTGCTGGTCGAGGAGCTCGGGCTCGAGCCGGGCCACGAGCTGCGGAAGCTGCAGGGCGCGATCCTGGCGCAGGACCCGGGGCTGGACTGGACCCCGCCGCCGTCCGGAGTCGCGACCCGCGGCCCGTCCGCTCCAGGGCCCGTGCCCGCGGCCGACGCCCGGTCCCTCCCCGGGCCGGCCGGTCCCGGAGCCGTCGCCCCGACCACCCCCACCGGCCCCACCACCCCGACCACCCCGACCGCCCCCAATGGCGCGGCCGGCGGTGCCGGCCCGAACTTCTGGCCGATGGTCGGCCGGTCCGCGGAGCTGGCCGTGCTGGCCGGGCTCCTCGACACCGCCGACACCGGCCGGCCAGCCTTCGCCGCGGTGACCGGCGATCCCGGGATCGGCAAGACCCGGCTGACCTCCGAGCTCGCCGCGCTCGCACGTGCCCGAGGTGCCACTGTGCTGGTCGGCAGCTGCTCGCAGGACGACGGCGCGCCGCCGCTGTGGCCCTGGCGCCCGGTGCTCGCCGGTCTCGGGGCGGAGCTCCCGCGGGCCGCCCCGGGCGACCGCGAGGACGAGGGCGCCCAGTTCCGCTCCTGGGAGGCCGTGGTGGCCACGATCCACGAGGCCGCGGCGCAGCGTCCGCTGCTGCTGGTGCTCGACGACCTGCACTGGGCCGACCGGTCCTCGCTGCGCGTGCTGCGCCTGCTGGTGGAGACCGTGCAGGAGGGACGCCTGGCAGTCGTCGGCACCTGGCGCCCGCACCCGCCGCCGCGCGAGGCGCTGGCGGACGTCGCGGAGTCACTCGCGCGCCGGCACGCGCTGCGCCTGGAGCTCACGGGCCTGGACGCCGCCGGGGCCGCCGAGGTGGTCACCGCGGTGACCCACGACCGCCCGTCCGCGGTGGAGGCGGAGTCGCTGGCCCTCCGCACCGACGGCAACCCGTTCTTCCTCGTGGAGTACGCCCGGCTGGCGGCCGAGGGCGGCGACCTGGCGGCCCTGCTCGCCGAGCCCGACCCGCCGACCGCCGTCCACGACGTGCTGGTCCGCCGGATCGAGCGGCTGGAGGAGCCGACCCGGGCCGTGCTGCGGACAGCCTCGGTGGTCGGCCGCGAGTTCGACACCGGCACGGTCGCCGCGGCCGGCGGCCTCGACGAGGACGACGTGCTGGACCTGCTCGAGCCGGCGCGGGTCGCCGGGCTCGTCCGCGAGGACGGCGTGGACCGCTGGGCGTTCGCGCACGCGCTGGTCCGCGACACCGTGTACGCCGCGCTGCCGGCGACCCGCCGGGCGCGGGTGCACGTCCGGGTCGCCGAGGCGCTGGAGGGCCGCGGCCGCGAGACCGAGCAGGCCCGGCACTGGCTGGAGGCCGGGCCGGGGCACGCCGCACGGGCCTGGCCGTCCGCGGCTGCGGCCGCCGCCGCCACCCGGCGCCTGCACGCCCACGACGAGTCCGCGGAGCTGTTGGTCGCGGCGCTGGAGGCGCAGCAGCGGGATCCGGCGGCGACCGACGTCGACCGCTGGGAGCTGCTCATGCAGCTGATCGACGCCCGACGGTGGAGCGGCCACTGGCAGGCCGTGGTCGACGTCGAGGTGGAGGCGGTCGCGCTGGCCGAACGGCTGGGGGACGACGACCGGGTCGCCGCGGCGGCCACGGCGATGACGCTGAGCCTGTGGAGCTCTGCTCCCTTCGGACAGGTCAACGAGGTCGTGGTCGGTGCCCTCAGGCGCTGCCTGGCCCGGCTGCCCGGTGGCGACAGCCGGTCCCGGTGCCTGGTGCTGCTCGGCCTCGCCAACGAGCTGTACTTCACGGCCGACTTCGACCAGCGCCGGTCATGGATCGCGGAGGCCGTGGCGATGGCACGCCGGATCGGCGAGCCGGGGCTGCTGCTGGACGCGCTGATGGTCGCGCAGATCGCGCTGTTCGTCCCGGCGACGGCGGCGGACCGGCTCGTCTGGCTGAGCGAGGCCGTCGCCCTGGCCGAGGCGTCAGGCGACGAGCGGCGGCTGGCGGTGGCCGCGACGTTGCGGGCCGTGGTCGTGGGGGAGCTGGGCCGGGTGGAGGAGCTGGGACCGGCGCTGACGCTGGCGCAGCGGGAGGCGACCCGGCTGCGCCACCAGTACGCCCTGGTGATCCTGGCGGCCACCGAGGTGCCCTGGCTGGCGATGGCCGGCCGGTTCGAGGAGTGCGAGGACCGGCTGGAACGGATGCAGCGCCTGATGCAGCTGATGGGCCTCGTCGAGGGCGAGAACCTGCTCACCGTGGTCAGCCTGGCGCTGTGGCGGGGCACCCCGCTGGCCGTGGTCGACGAGCTGGTCGCGGTGGTCGAGGCGGAGACGCTGCTCGGCCCTCTCGCCGTCGTCTGCCTGCTGCGCGGCGGAGAGGTGGACCGGGCCCGGACGATGGCCGAGAAGCACCCCTTCGAGCTCGACGCCGACACCTGGGCGTCGCCCCTGCTGTGGGGCTGTGCGGCGGAGACCGCGCTCGGGCTCGGCGACGCGGTCCTGGGACGTCGGGCGTACGCCGCGCTGGCGCCGTACGCCGGCCGCGCCCTCACGGCCGGCGCGCACTGCGCACTGGGCCCGGTGGACGCCTTCCTCGCCCTCGCGGCCGCAGCCGGCGGTGAGGGCGACGCGGCGACGCGGCACGCGGACCGGGCGGAGCAGCTCGTCGAGCAGTGGCAGATCCCGCTGGCCGGGGACTGGCTGCGGGAACTCCGGGGGCGCCACCAATTCTGAGCGACCCACCGATGAGTTCGGAGTAGCGTGCCGGTCTGTACACCGGGGCC
The DNA window shown above is from Nocardioides mesophilus and carries:
- a CDS encoding 2-hydroxyacid dehydrogenase, whose protein sequence is MSTPLVWLPFDPSLLGEPPAGLRYEVVVPDELEVLPGSVSEVEFYVPSYGFSEVDVKAMEKMTSLRVVQTQSAGVDHLREHVPDGVLLCNGRGIHDASTAELAMTLMLASLRGIPGFVRAQDAHEWIHGTRPALADRTVLIVGYGAVGAALERRLDGFETQVVRVARSEREGVHAMGDLPDLLPRADVVVLIVPLTDETRGLMDAEALARMKDGALLVNVARGPVVDTDALVAELRSGRLCAALDVTDPEPLPAGHPLWDCPNLLVSPHVGGATSAMEPRAYRLVREQLERYATGQPLVNVMSGDY
- a CDS encoding alpha/beta fold hydrolase is translated as MASNAERALRAVPDLEEVDAPSDLALSFHDVVSDDGTRLRAWSNDVDGPTVLLCNGLGTSAYAWPALLRADCGVRVLSWNHRGVGGSERPADSARVGMDAFVEDALAVLDHAGVESAVVAGWSIGVNTAFELAVLHPHRVRGLFAVAGVPGGTFASMGAPLMLPRLLRRPLALGLTSLLHRTGGLLTPVTTRLPVGRRAAQALTHTGFMLPTPDLEPVGRTVREFLTTPVDWYMHLARIAAQHPRVPLGGSPSRPPSSPVTSTCSPPRRTCGRPRPGSRRRRTPC
- a CDS encoding HIT family protein, yielding MSSCIFCQIVAGEAEAFVIASSPDAVAFLDIAPLSRGHSLVVPTRHVSDLLEGGAEVLAEVAPVVEETARLLVGRLRADGINLFQSSGTAAGQEVPHFHVHLVPRWRDDGVLRNLVGEPSGAEDLDALHVELLG
- a CDS encoding FAD-binding oxidoreductase, with translation MTSQTFPARPATAHAAAPIAASALRHLCAGRVHVAGDPGYDAARGAWNAAVDQQPAAVALPRSAGEVAEVVRAAVAAGLRVAPQSTGHNAGPLAAQDLSDVVLLRTSQMSGVSIDTERRVARVEAGTVWLPAVEAAAEHGLAALHGSSPDVGIAGYSLGGGIGWYARKLGLATNSLTAVEMVLADGSTVRADATENPELFWAVRGGGGSFGVVTALEFSLFRIATAYAGMLIWDVADAERVLRRWASWAPAAPDEVTTSFRVLHLPPLPDIPEPLRGRSVVVIDGAVLGTDVHGRELLGDLRALRPEIDTFDRVPAGSLVRLHMDPEGPTPVVSDTTMLGSLPDAAVDAFLTEIGPGSGTSLLMGELRQLGGALGRPHEGGGALSHLDAAFVGFAGAMALTPEMAAQGHADAVRLTGALSPWANGRQYLNFAENPVDPRTAYGAEAWRRLAGIRSAVDPDGVFVANHRVPRLFENGRVTV
- a CDS encoding BTAD domain-containing putative transcriptional regulator, with translation MEVAVLGPVQVRRGPDSVALGTRKQRELLAALALHAGRPVPVDTLVDLLWADAPPPGVSATLQSYVAGLRRALEPQRERRAPASVLVTVDSGYALRLPAQALDATRFDQLVTEQHHRVGADPSAEELAELVDRLDEALALWRGDPYAELEDAPAAEAERTRLGELRLLALEDRAVAELARGHHSTVAGQLEALTAAHPLRERLWALRALALTRSGRQAEALEVLREIRTLLVEELGLEPGHELRKLQGAILAQDPGLDWTPPPSGVATRGPSAPGPVPAADARSLPGPAGPGAVAPTTPTGPTTPTTPTAPNGAAGGAGPNFWPMVGRSAELAVLAGLLDTADTGRPAFAAVTGDPGIGKTRLTSELAALARARGATVLVGSCSQDDGAPPLWPWRPVLAGLGAELPRAAPGDREDEGAQFRSWEAVVATIHEAAAQRPLLLVLDDLHWADRSSLRVLRLLVETVQEGRLAVVGTWRPHPPPREALADVAESLARRHALRLELTGLDAAGAAEVVTAVTHDRPSAVEAESLALRTDGNPFFLVEYARLAAEGGDLAALLAEPDPPTAVHDVLVRRIERLEEPTRAVLRTASVVGREFDTGTVAAAGGLDEDDVLDLLEPARVAGLVREDGVDRWAFAHALVRDTVYAALPATRRARVHVRVAEALEGRGRETEQARHWLEAGPGHAARAWPSAAAAAAATRRLHAHDESAELLVAALEAQQRDPAATDVDRWELLMQLIDARRWSGHWQAVVDVEVEAVALAERLGDDDRVAAAATAMTLSLWSSAPFGQVNEVVVGALRRCLARLPGGDSRSRCLVLLGLANELYFTADFDQRRSWIAEAVAMARRIGEPGLLLDALMVAQIALFVPATAADRLVWLSEAVALAEASGDERRLAVAATLRAVVVGELGRVEELGPALTLAQREATRLRHQYALVILAATEVPWLAMAGRFEECEDRLERMQRLMQLMGLVEGENLLTVVSLALWRGTPLAVVDELVAVVEAETLLGPLAVVCLLRGGEVDRARTMAEKHPFELDADTWASPLLWGCAAETALGLGDAVLGRRAYAALAPYAGRALTAGAHCALGPVDAFLALAAAAGGEGDAATRHADRAEQLVEQWQIPLAGDWLRELRGRHQF